The Colletotrichum destructivum chromosome 7, complete sequence genome contains the following window.
TATTCCCGACGTCACAGCAGCCTTGTGTTTTGGGTTCACGGCAGCCTGGACGCTGATGATTCCCGCTGACTGCACGAGGCCCGCCCCGAAGCCGCCCGGCACGATGTATAGCGACTCCCACACGTTGGTGTCTCCGTGCCACCtgaggagcagcaggaaaTAGGAGAACGACGACGCAATCGTTGCGATGATTAGGAGAGACTTGTATCGTCCGGTCCTGTGCCAAGTCAGCAGGCAGTCACTCACTCACGCCTCCACTTAACGTACCTTTTGATGAGGTATCCCGCAAGCACGCCGCCGATTGCGTTGCCGGCAACAGCGGGGAAGAGGTGAAGACCAGCAATTGTGTTTGACACTCTCTGCGTCACCTGGAAGTACAGCGGCACCGAGAACATAAGACCGAGCTGGGCAGCGACCTGGGCGCCCGTGATGACGTACGTCAGGACGATGTCGCGGTGCTTGAGGAGCTCCAGAGGGAAGATGGGTTCTTTGGCCCACCATTCTTCCACCGCGCCAAAAAGTCCGCCGAGAATAGCTGCCGCGCCGAACAAAACAAAGATGAGGGGGTGCGTCCAGGGGACCTTGGTGCCTCCAATCTCGATCGGTAAGAGGAAAGCAAGAAGGAACAGCGCCAGCAGTGCGGCACCCAAGAAGTCGACCTTCGCGAGGGGACTCGCCTTCGCTTCCCCCGGCTTTGTGACCGTTTCTTCGGCCGCGTCTTCTTTCTCACCGGGCTTTCCCTCAGGCAGAAAGAACCAACACAACAGAACCGCCACCAGAAAGATGGGCGCCTGTCCAAGAAAAGACCATCGCCATCCAATGGTATCGGCAAGCCAACCTCCCACGGGGGCGCCAAGACTCCGTCCCAAGGTCGCGGCAAGGTTCACGCCAGCCTGCCATGCCGCCACATCGCGGAGCGGAACGAGATCTGCCAGCATCAGTCAACCCTTCTGCGGAACAGCTGCGAAAACATTCCCCATACCTGTGATcaggagaaggccaagcacGTTCAGAGCTGAACCGCCAGACCCCGATATCACTCGGCCTACAACGACCTGCCACATTGTGCGGCCAACTCCGACCAACGCGCTGTGGGACTATGTGAGCTAGGCTCGAGGGGCGTCGGCACTGGGACTCACCATCCAATGGAAAACAACAAGTAAGCCACCATGAGCAGGGCACGTCGCCCGTATATGTCACTGAGCTTGCCGTACTGCTTCCACGTCAGCTTCCCGAGGTTGCTGAAGCTCGGGGTAACACCCACCAGAGTCTGTGTTGCCGCTCCGGCAAGCgcgaaggcgacgaagagcCAACTCGAATTTTCCAGGTCGTCGAACTCCGAGGCAATGGTCGGGtgcgtcgccatcaccagTGAGCCATCAGCATTGGCAGTGAAAGTCCCGATAAGCAGGATTGCCACGATCTTTACAAcagccgccgtcgggatCCCCCTGCCCGAAGGACTGGTGTCCACGGTAGCAGCGTGCGCTTCTCGTTCGACATCGACGCATCCATCGCCAACCACTGACGCGGGTGTCAGATGCCATGGAAGGAATTGGCCATCCGAGTCTCCactcgacgacgaagtcAAGGAACTCTCACCTGACGAGCTCGACTCCCGTCGAGCATTTGACAGCAGCGGCGACCTTTCGTCGACCGCTCGTGCTGCGTCTTCGCCATCGCGCAACGTCTTTTGGCGAGCCATGATGATTCAAATCGGGGTTTGTAAAGGAGACAGGAAGAGCCGCGAACCGATGGGTCGAAGATACTTAAGGTGTCATTGATTTTCAGAGTTTGACACTGCCGGGATCATCCATTACAGACTCTGGGGGTCAGTCCGTCGGCTAAGCATAACACTCCGAGTTTCCTTACAGGCGTAGGGAGTAATGTCGGCATCGGCCAATCAGACATGACATCATCACCGATCTCTTGAAGCCTTGTGGGCTGTGAGTCAGTCCCCGTCGAGAATGCTTCCCTTGGATGGGAAACAAAAATTTCCGATAAGAGATCCAGGCTCTGGGGCCTTGCCATTGCGCCATA
Protein-coding sequences here:
- a CDS encoding Putative major facilitator superfamily, MFS transporter superfamily gives rise to the protein MARQKTLRDGEDAARAVDERSPLLSNARRESSSSVVGDGCVDVEREAHAATVDTSPSGRGIPTAAVVKIVAILLIGTFTANADGSLVMATHPTIASEFDDLENSSWLFVAFALAGAATQTLYGKLSDIYGRRALLMVAYLLFSIGCALVGVGRTMWQVVVGRVISGSGGSALNVLGLLLITDLVPLRDVAAWQAGVNLAATLGRSLGAPVGGWLADTIGWRWSFLGQAPIFLVAVLLCWFFLPEGKPGEKEDAAEETVTKPGEAKASPLAKVDFLGAALLALFLLAFLLPIEIGGTKVPWTHPLIFVLFGAAAILGGLFGAVEEWWAKEPIFPLELLKHRDIVLTYVITGAQVAAQLGLMFSVPLYFQVTQRVSNTIAGLHLFPAVAGNAIGGVLAGYLIKRTGRYKSLLIIATIASSFSYFLLLLRWHGDTNVWESLYIVPGGFGAGLVQSAGIISVQAAVNPKHKAAVTSGIFLTFQIGMILGLACVSAVMMETMRWRLDALLKGMDLGAMARKAIIEKATSSVDFIDHADSGIANAIVQSYVEGLGFSHGVSLISSVLGLIAAIFLREHKLQ